A stretch of Acidobacteriota bacterium DNA encodes these proteins:
- a CDS encoding cytochrome b N-terminal domain-containing protein: MSLPEQAPGVRPRPFWSLRPRSDRDAGDAITSNFLLHWFPAKVSKASMSWTYSFWLGTITAALFLLLILSGLPLLFLYVPSVERAYQSVKDIEYVITFGRWIRAVHRVAAHGMVITVVLHLARVYFTGAYKNGIGRNQKREWNWVIGVVMLLLTLFLSFTGYLLPWDQLAFWAVTVGTNIASAIPWIGPDVRELLIGGRAIEQATLIRFYVLHIFFLPAGVGVLFAYHMWRVRKDGGLARADREEIAETSRPVAVVPTKTYTLLGVAKGTAPTVTARSLEAANTSVNAVPDLARRAMIATLGTIAVISIASVFIASPLEEPANALITPNPAKAPWYFLWLQEIVTDTTIHLGSFTINGAFIGGVVLPGLLVGLLTAWPWLDRSPREVTGEWFPRARRTQNIVFIAIMVGILLLTYIGMELRGPYWEFFWPWETWPSVPGRI, from the coding sequence ATGTCATTGCCCGAACAAGCACCAGGCGTACGGCCGAGGCCGTTCTGGAGTCTGCGGCCCCGGTCTGACCGGGACGCCGGCGACGCCATCACCTCGAACTTCCTGCTGCACTGGTTCCCGGCCAAGGTGTCGAAGGCGTCCATGTCCTGGACGTACTCATTCTGGCTGGGCACGATCACCGCCGCGCTCTTCCTGCTGCTGATTCTCTCTGGGCTGCCGCTCCTGTTCCTGTATGTGCCCTCGGTGGAGCGCGCGTATCAGTCGGTCAAGGACATCGAGTACGTCATCACGTTCGGGCGCTGGATTCGCGCGGTGCACCGCGTGGCCGCGCACGGCATGGTCATCACCGTGGTGCTGCACCTGGCGCGGGTGTACTTCACCGGCGCCTACAAAAACGGCATCGGACGCAACCAGAAGCGCGAGTGGAACTGGGTCATCGGCGTCGTGATGTTGCTGCTCACGTTGTTCCTCTCCTTTACCGGGTACCTGCTGCCGTGGGATCAGCTGGCGTTCTGGGCGGTCACGGTCGGCACGAACATTGCCTCGGCCATTCCGTGGATTGGCCCTGACGTGCGCGAATTGCTCATTGGCGGCCGGGCCATCGAGCAGGCGACGCTCATCCGGTTCTACGTCCTGCACATCTTCTTCCTTCCCGCCGGTGTGGGCGTGCTGTTCGCGTATCACATGTGGCGGGTGCGCAAGGATGGCGGCCTGGCGCGCGCCGACCGCGAAGAGATCGCCGAGACGTCGCGGCCTGTGGCGGTGGTGCCGACCAAGACGTACACGCTGCTGGGTGTGGCGAAGGGCACGGCGCCCACGGTGACCGCGCGCTCACTTGAAGCCGCCAACACCAGCGTGAACGCGGTGCCCGATCTGGCGCGTCGCGCGATGATCGCCACGCTGGGCACCATCGCGGTGATCAGCATCGCCTCGGTCTTTATTGCGTCGCCCCTGGAAGAACCCGCCAACGCGCTGATTACGCCCAACCCGGCCAAGGCGCCCTGGTACTTCCTGTGGCTGCAGGAGATTGTCACCGACACCACCATTCACCTCGGCAGTTTCACCATCAACGGCGCGTTCATCGGCGGCGTGGTGCTGCCGGGCCTGCTGGTCGGCCTGCTCACGGCGTGGCCATGGCTGGACCGCAGCCCGCGCGAGGTCACGGGTGAGTGGTTCCCGCGCGCGCGCCGGACGCAGAACATCGTGTTCATCGCGATCATGGTCGGCATCCTGCTGCTCACGTACATCGGTATGGAACTGCGCGGGCCCTACTGGGAGTTCTTCTGGCCGTGGGAAACGTGGCCCAGCGTGCCGGGGAGGATCTGA
- a CDS encoding c-type cytochrome — MEKRTNSPYARIDRPTLAIIGVLLVLSCALFFASDRAHDWRYYQSAFKDQVAQKLGADRANSVTTGVQQIWVADLGRADRCITCHQATSWKGFEQAEEPFRTHPVEPLKTHPVEKFGCTSCHGGQGWAVDVAEAHGEVAHWEEPLLSKTLGQEYSLSGNKGALLQMNCNICHRYDRETKGADAINLAKRLVDEKGCRACHTINNRGGRIGPDLTRVGEKAPEQYDYSRLSGQQTAFAWHVAHFKNPKALTTDSTMPNFGFNTEQAQALAMLVLSWRPADVPAAYLAGAPRTDKPTPEQLAEEERMRTGPGAWFVETGCSTCHSIQVYGVKSPAQIGPDLSNAVEDVQSRFGRTIDDFLREPTGTMSVVLSRQIILTPEQKAIAIQKLREAFAVYQKQQAEKKER; from the coding sequence ATGGAGAAGCGAACCAATTCTCCGTACGCGCGCATCGACCGGCCGACCCTCGCGATCATTGGCGTGCTGCTGGTGCTGTCCTGCGCCCTGTTCTTTGCAAGCGATCGCGCGCATGACTGGCGGTACTACCAGTCGGCGTTTAAGGACCAGGTGGCGCAGAAACTGGGCGCCGATCGCGCCAACAGCGTCACGACCGGCGTGCAGCAGATCTGGGTCGCGGACCTCGGGCGCGCCGACCGGTGCATCACCTGTCATCAGGCCACGTCATGGAAGGGGTTTGAACAGGCCGAGGAGCCGTTCCGCACGCACCCGGTGGAACCGCTCAAGACCCATCCGGTGGAGAAGTTCGGCTGCACGTCGTGCCATGGCGGGCAGGGGTGGGCGGTTGATGTCGCCGAGGCGCACGGCGAAGTGGCGCACTGGGAGGAACCCCTGCTCAGCAAGACCCTGGGGCAGGAGTACTCGCTCTCGGGAAACAAGGGCGCGTTGCTGCAGATGAACTGCAACATCTGCCACCGCTACGATCGCGAGACGAAGGGCGCCGACGCGATCAATCTCGCCAAACGCCTGGTGGACGAGAAGGGTTGCCGCGCCTGTCACACCATCAACAACCGCGGCGGCCGCATCGGCCCCGATCTGACGCGCGTCGGCGAAAAAGCGCCCGAGCAGTACGACTACTCGCGGCTGTCGGGCCAGCAGACGGCCTTTGCCTGGCACGTGGCGCATTTCAAGAATCCCAAAGCGCTGACCACGGATTCGACGATGCCGAATTTCGGGTTCAACACCGAACAGGCGCAGGCCCTGGCGATGCTCGTGTTGTCGTGGCGGCCGGCGGATGTGCCTGCGGCGTACCTGGCCGGGGCCCCCCGCACCGACAAACCGACGCCAGAACAGCTCGCCGAGGAAGAACGGATGCGCACCGGCCCAGGCGCCTGGTTCGTGGAAACCGGGTGCAGTACGTGCCACTCCATCCAGGTCTACGGCGTGAAGTCGCCTGCGCAAATTGGTCCCGACCTGTCCAACGCGGTCGAAGACGTGCAGTCGAGGTTCGGACGGACCATCGACGACTTCCTCCGCGAGCCAACCGGCACGATGTCCGTGGTGCTCTCGAGGCAAATCATCCTCACGCCCGAACAGAAGGCCATCGCCATTCAGAAATTGCGTGAAGCCTTTGCGGTTTATCAGAAACAGCAAGCAGAGAAGAAGGAGCGATAG
- the nosZ gene encoding Sec-dependent nitrous-oxide reductase, translated as MGMERLWKTRMKLSLMTGAGVLLVLGYSACSPSAPPGARKSGGATSDTAIAAERTYVAPGDLDEYYFFASGGHSGNVYVYGIPSMRHISTIPVFTPYPATGYGFDDESKKMLGGLTWGDAHHPALSETAGDYDGRWLFINEMNGRVARIDLRDFKTKQIYGPIPNISGNHGSSFITPNSEYVMVASRFSIPIPKGTYAPIDKYATEYKGVIGALKVDPKTGNMDLGFQILMPPFDYDIGDAGKLASDGWMFLTAYNAERATGKLEVTASQRDRDYIAAVDWRAAEKAAAQGLGDMIGGVRVLDPAKIPGLVYLMPCGKSPHGVDVSPDGKYIIGSGKLQGVTTAFNFEKVQTAIRNKDFDGEENGISVLKYESIKDAEVEVGLGPLHTQFGPNGMAYTSLFVDSAIASWKIGEWKVIDKVPVSYAVGHLSAAEGDTVSPDGNYLVSLNKLSHGRHLNVGPSQPESSQLIDIGEEKMKVLYDAFTEPEPHYAQIVKADKIKPIEVYPKEENKHPLAIWDVKDAGVTRVGNKVTIKMIAVRSTFTPTNFEVQEGDIVTVAVTNIEQTTDELHGFGLLDYNINLVVDPGETKTVTFTAKKGVFPYYCTNFCSALHQEMQSYLVVKPR; from the coding sequence ATAGGTATGGAGAGACTGTGGAAAACACGCATGAAGTTGTCGCTGATGACCGGGGCAGGGGTGCTGCTGGTGCTGGGGTACAGCGCCTGCTCGCCGAGCGCACCGCCGGGGGCACGCAAGAGTGGCGGAGCGACGTCTGATACCGCCATTGCCGCCGAGCGAACGTACGTCGCACCCGGCGACCTGGACGAATATTACTTCTTCGCCTCGGGCGGGCACTCGGGCAACGTCTACGTCTACGGCATCCCGTCCATGCGGCACATTTCGACCATTCCCGTCTTCACACCGTATCCGGCCACCGGCTACGGGTTTGACGACGAGTCGAAGAAGATGCTCGGCGGCCTGACGTGGGGCGACGCTCATCACCCCGCGTTGTCCGAGACTGCCGGAGACTACGACGGCCGCTGGCTCTTCATCAATGAAATGAACGGCCGCGTGGCGCGCATCGATTTGCGGGACTTCAAGACGAAACAGATCTATGGACCTATCCCGAACATCTCGGGCAACCATGGGTCCTCGTTCATCACGCCCAATAGCGAATACGTGATGGTGGCCAGCCGGTTCTCCATCCCGATTCCGAAGGGCACCTACGCGCCCATCGACAAATACGCCACCGAATACAAGGGCGTGATCGGCGCACTGAAGGTGGACCCCAAGACAGGCAACATGGACCTGGGCTTCCAGATTCTGATGCCGCCCTTCGACTACGACATCGGCGACGCCGGCAAGCTCGCGTCCGACGGCTGGATGTTCCTGACGGCGTACAACGCCGAACGCGCCACCGGCAAGCTCGAGGTCACCGCCAGCCAGCGCGACCGCGACTACATCGCCGCTGTGGATTGGCGCGCGGCCGAGAAGGCGGCCGCCCAGGGGCTCGGTGACATGATCGGTGGCGTCCGCGTCCTCGACCCGGCGAAGATCCCCGGCCTCGTGTACCTGATGCCCTGCGGCAAATCGCCGCACGGTGTGGACGTGTCGCCCGACGGCAAGTACATCATCGGGTCGGGGAAACTCCAGGGCGTGACCACCGCGTTCAACTTCGAGAAGGTCCAGACCGCAATTCGCAACAAGGACTTCGACGGTGAGGAAAACGGCATCTCGGTCCTCAAGTACGAATCGATCAAGGATGCGGAAGTGGAAGTGGGTCTGGGTCCCCTGCACACGCAGTTCGGCCCCAACGGCATGGCATATACCTCGCTGTTCGTGGACAGCGCCATCGCCTCCTGGAAGATTGGCGAATGGAAAGTCATCGACAAGGTGCCCGTGTCCTACGCGGTGGGTCACCTGTCAGCGGCAGAGGGCGATACGGTCAGCCCCGACGGCAACTACCTGGTCTCACTCAACAAGCTGTCGCACGGACGCCACCTGAATGTCGGGCCCTCACAGCCGGAGTCGTCGCAGTTGATCGACATCGGCGAGGAGAAGATGAAGGTGTTGTACGACGCGTTCACCGAGCCCGAACCGCACTACGCCCAGATCGTCAAGGCCGACAAGATCAAGCCGATCGAGGTGTACCCGAAGGAAGAAAACAAACACCCGTTGGCCATCTGGGACGTGAAGGACGCCGGCGTGACCCGTGTGGGCAACAAGGTGACGATCAAGATGATCGCTGTCCGCTCCACATTCACCCCGACAAATTTTGAGGTGCAGGAGGGTGACATCGTCACGGTGGCCGTCACGAACATCGAGCAGACGACCGACGAACTGCATGGGTTCGGTCTGCTCGACTACAACATCAACCTGGTCGTGGATCCGGGAGAAACGAAGACGGTGACGTTCACCGCCAAGAAGGGCGTGTTCCCGTACTACTGCACGAACTTCTGCTCGGCGCTGCATCAGGAGATGCAGAGCTATCTCGTGGTGAAGCCCCGTTAA